A stretch of DNA from Pongo pygmaeus isolate AG05252 chromosome 3, NHGRI_mPonPyg2-v2.0_pri, whole genome shotgun sequence:
TCAGTACAGCATGAAAGCTGGTACTGAACTTGAGGGTGAATGGCCAGCACACACTTATAAATGCAGGCGGGTATGTATTAACAGAGTGCCCTTCAACAGTGGGGTCCTTTGAGCGTCCTTACTCCTAAACTTCTTATGAAGCCCTAGATCCAAAGCCATACTGTGACTTAAAAAATGTGCTGGCCCTTCAGCAGAAATAAGCACTGCAATCAGTACTTAGAATGACTGCTTACAGTAACTATGGTGAGCTCCAGTAGGCCTCAGGGGAATGGAGCCGTCAGCACCAGAAGTACAGTATTTTCAAGGCTGTGCTTCTgcacctcctccttcctcctctgcaTCCCAGCCTCCAGAGGGGCTTAGGCAGGTGGATCGGCCCTTGTGCTGTATCTACCACTCTGTCTCTCTGATTGAAGCTTCAAAATTGTTCCTCCTGACACAAGGACCATCAGCACAAAAGCACTGCATGGGgacaaaaggagaaaggaaagttcaaataaCCCAAAACGTTACAGACATGTGCATTCTCTCCTGCTGCAGCACAAACCACCCTGTGGTGCAGCACAAACAAACCATGCCTGAGGCTTGCAGCTCTGGCAGTGGGCTTGACCCCCATGCTGAGTTCCACCTGTGGGATCTGATCTTGGCAGCTGCAGGTGGAGAGGTGCCCCAGGTGTGTTTCTGAGGAGCACAGTGGCATCTAGTGGTCCAGTGTGCCACATCAGTTGGCTGGTATCTCTCTGACAGCCTTAGTTTAAGTTCCAGAAACCATTCTCAGTCCTAAATTTGTGGATCTGTTTCTTGTTAAGAAGCAGGCGTATGAGGGGGTGAGAGGATGAGGGAGAGACAGGAgtgaggtgagagagagagagaaagagaagtatgGAGAGACTGAAGATGTGTAATTTAACTGTGAGCTAGGTTGGATTTGGAATTTCACTGAAATTGTATTTCAGCTGCTTTCTATCAGACCCTTGACACTCTGTTTTTGCTGCCCTACGGAAATCTCACCCAATGGTTCTGAAGTACTAAAGTACTTCAGAAGAGACTTTGAAAAGTTATGTAGTCCAGCTCCCTGACAAGAGGCTGAAATAGCAGTATCAAATcagtgattcattcattcaacaaatctgTATGAGCATCCACTATGTCTCAGATGCTTTGTAGGTATTGGGAGTACAATGGTGAACAAGACATAAAAAGCCCCCTACACCACAATATTTGTTTCCCAAAATGTGTTCCGTGGAATAACAATCCACTAGATacttcttagaaaaaaaagtttctgagatcAAGTAAGTTTAGAAAACATCTCTTAGtattatatatttctcttttagaACAACACATGAAAAATGGTTTGGGAGAACAATAGTTTATAAAAGACTCAGAAATCTTGCAGTAAATAAAATTGTTGAGCTTATTTAGCTCAATATTTTCCAAACATATTTAATCATCTAAGGAATTAGTGTTCCGTGAGCACACTTTAGGAAATGTTTTCATACACTTATTTTGTGctctatgttttaaatattttaaaaatactttttttttgagatgggtctcactgtgttgcccaggctggggtgcagtgatgcgatcaagGCTCACTCCAGCATTGacattctgggctcaagcgatcttcccgcctcagcctcccaaagtgctgggattacaggtgtgagccaccgtacctggtaGATACCTgtgtttaaaagtattttaaacacacaaaatagaatgatattataaaaatacatatatctacCACagaattaaaaagcattttatgtGCGCTTcagttctttaaatattataGATACAGTCAAAGTCTCTTTCACATAACCAAAGGGATATGATATAATGTCAAGCAGTGgtaagtgctgtgaagaaaataaagcagggtaaCAGGCATAAAGGAGAGAAGCGATACTCTTTAGTTAGTTCCAGGAGGTCCTCTCTGAATGAAAGGAGGGAGTAAGCCAAGTGAAGAGCACTCTGGGTGGTGGGAGCAGCGAGTACAAAGACTCTGAGACCCTGAGATGGGAATAAATTTCCTGGGTTTGAGTTTCAGCAGGGAAACTATTATGCTGGAGTGCAGGCAGCAAGAAGAAGAGCAATAGAAAATGAGGCTGGAGAAGTAGCCAGACCATGGTAAGAACTTTGATCCACTCAAGATGCACCCCTCTTGAGAGTAAGGCTGGCTTTATGTGAGTTGGAATTGTTGCAGGATTGAAAACCTTCATTCCAAGTTTTCTTACCCATCATTAAAAGTGCCATTTTGGTGGCATCAATGGCAAaggtaataaaaatgaatatttccaGACAGCAGTGGAAGAACTTGTCCTAGTGAGTGATATCAGTGCCTGTATTCCCCAGGCAGCTTGGGAATATTAATTCTGAAGGGACAGAACCCTCTCTGGGCAGGAGGGAAAGCACCTGACAGAGGCCTCCCATGACCTTTCTACCTTAGGTTTGCTACAGGAAGGAACCCACTACACCCTTGCACTGGTCTGATTAGAGATATGTGTAACAGAGATTTCATATTTATAGACACCATCTATATTTTAAGATatgttaggctgggcacggtggctaatgcctgtaatcccagcactttggggggccaaggagggtggatcatttgaagtcaggagtttgagacctgcctggtcaacatggtgaaaccccatctctactaaaaatacaaaaattagctgggcatggtggtacatgcctgtaatcccagctactcgggaggctgaggcagcagaattgcttgaacctgggaggcggcggttgcagtgagccgattgtgccactgcattccagcctgggtgacagaccgagactctatcttaaaaaacaaaaacaaacaaacaaaatatatatatatgtgtatatgttagTGATGGTATTTTCTCCACTCGATAGTGTTTCAGTTAACCATCAGTTTATTTACTTTGATTTGTTGTGTGTGTTCCTATGTTACATTTGAATTATCCTTTCAATGAAAGACTGCTAAAATTCTCAGCAGTTGGGAGGATTACCTAATGTCTCCCACCTTCATAGAAATGGTGAATGAAATGGCCCTTATGGGGTTCCATTTCCCCTGGAAGTATTAGCTCTAAAAAGGAAGCAGACTGGGTCATACAGGATTATCCACAAGGCTGTCTAGTGCTTCTTTAGTAGGACCTCTTTATTTAGAGGGGAATGAAGAAATTCAGGGTAGGGGGTAAAATCTTTGACATATGCCATGCCATTGAGTGCCAGGTCTGATTTCCCTGACCTGGCTGGCTTGGCagctatttccttcctttctctcttgaaTTTATACCTATCCGTCCCAAAGTAGGATGCGCCATTCAGTAAACTGACTTTCTCTGACAGAGAAAAATTACATTCTTGAGGAGAGCTGCCGAAAGTGTAGTCTCCTTTTCCTTAAATTCCAGCACAAGTTTTGACACCGAATATGGTTCTTCTAGTCTCAACATATTATCTGGAAATATTCCAGCCATAAAGCATTATCACATACTTGACCAATAAGACACTACATTTATTTACATGTGATCTAGAAATATAAGTATACATCATGAATTTTAATAGTGTTGAAACGCCtatccatttaaaaatagaaaatcttggGCAAGAACTTCTAGTGATTTACCCTTCTTTAGAGAACAGTGAGTCACAAACATTTGAACCACTTATTCCTTCGTATATGCCCTccccatgtgtgtatatatatagagacagagacaggcattttttagagcagttttagtttCATAGTGAAATTGAACAGAAAGtccagagatttcccatatagtCCCTATTCCCATACATGCACAGCCTCCTCCATTTTCAGCAGCCCCcaccagagtagtacatttgttacaactgataaaCCAACATTGACGcatcataatcacccaaagtccatagtttatattagggttcactGTTGCTGTTGTACATTTTgtaggtttggacaaatgtataatgacatgtatccaccattatagtatcatacagaatagtttcactgtcctaaaaatcctctgtgctcacCCATTTCTCCTTGCATCGCCCCTAAgacctggcaaccactgatctttttattgtgtccattgttttgccttttccagaatgtcagtcatgtagttggaatcatacggtttgtagccttttcagactggcttttttcatctagtaaaatgcattttagtttctttcatatttttttcatggcttgacagctctttgttttttttttaagtaatgaataacattccattgtgtagatataccacagtttattcatctACTGCAGAACAGCCttgttgcttccatgttttggcaattatgaataaaactgctgtaaacatccatgtgtgggtttttgtgtggacatgagttttcagctcctttggataaatgccaAGGAATGTGATCACTGGATCTTATGGTAAggatatgtttaattttgtaagaaactgccaaacttcttttaaaagtggctgtgccattttgcattacCACctgcaatgaatgagagtttctcttgctccacatcctcaccagcatttggtattgtcagtgttttggattttggccgttctaataggtgtgtagtgatatcttggttttgtttggttgttttttgtttttgcctatgacagagccctcaggaggtcctgagaacatgttcCCTAGTatcttgttgttttaatttgtaatttcctAGTGACTTATGATGACagccttttcatttgcttattcgccatctgtatatcttcttagGATGTCTTTGGCCAgtttttaaatcaggttgttttcttattgttgagttttaagtgattttttaaaaatacatatattttgagtttataagtaattttattttgagacagcttTCTGGAGTTTACAGTGCCATGATTGATagtctttttcctcttctccagACGGGCTCTGAAAACCATCTGGAGGAGCTTGTAAATGAGAAAATCTTGCCCTCCTAAATGTATAAAGAGGCTTTGCTTTGGCTTTTGGAAGTCATCCACAGGTGATGGAATCCCAGCACCCAAGAGCCCCTGTGATTAAGCCTTCTCATAAagcttccctctccttccctctttccccttcGCTCTGCCTCTCATGAGCTTTTTCTGACTCTAATTTCTCTCATTCAGCTTTGTGTTTAGCTTTCCCACCACAAACAAATTGTTTCTAGTGCAGTTAAGATTCCGGGAAGATTGCCAGGGTGTATCTTTCaattccataaaaaggaaagatattaaCTAAAAacatatacatgtgcacacaaaGTCGCCTTCACCCGTGCCTATTCTCTTACTAAGCTTTTCCCCTCTTCCCACAAACAACCCCAGTAGACACACAGCTTCAGTCTCAATCACTCTTCTACCTCTCTCATTTCTTGGCACATGCAAAATGTCATTTCCAGCATGCAGCAAATCACATCAAAGTGCTGCCTGTGCCCAAAGGCCACGTGGCTTCCTCTGAGCTCCTCATTCCTCTCCTTGCTAGCCTGGGTGATTAATTAGAGGCAGATAGGTTAGAGTGTTGGGCAGTTACTCCTAGCGATGACAGAAGGAGGCTGAGCAAGGCCCAAATATGGCCCTTTTTACCCACCCTTCCAAACACCAAACCTCTTGCACAAGAGAACATTTATAAGCAGGGTCCTCTGCCTGTAAGCCTACTAAATGATAACAGCTCAGTGGTACTGACCGCTTTGTCTTTCTTCCAGCTCCTCTACTAGTGACCTCTCCAACTATGACCATGCCTATCTAAGGCGGAGCCCTGACCAGTGCAGCTCCCAGGGGAGCATGGAGAGCCTGGAGCCCAGTGGGGCATACCCACCCTGTCATCTTTCCCCTGCCAAGTCCACCGGCAGCATTGACCAGCTCAGCCACTTCCATAACAAGAGAGACTCCGCTTACAGCTCTTTCTCCACCAGTTCTAGCATCCTAGAGTATCCACACCCTGGCATCTCTGCCCGGGAGCGTTCAGGCTCTGTGGACAATACTTCTGCTCGAGGTGGCCTCCTCGAagggatgaggcaggcagatattCGCTATGTCAAGACAGTCTATGACACCCGGAGGGGAGTCTCAGCAGAGTATGAGGTGAACTCTTCAGCCCTGCTGCTTCAAGGTAGGGAGGCCCGAGCCTCAGCAGATGGTCAGGGCTATGATAAATGGTCTAATATTCCTCGGGGCAAGGGAGTGCCACCCCCATCCTGGAGCCAGCAGTGCCCCAGTTCCTTGGAGACTGCCACGGACAACCTTCCTCCTAAGGTGGGTGCACCCCTGCCTCCAGCTCGGAGTGACAGTTACGCAGCATTTCGGCACCGTGAACGGCCCAGCTCCTGGTCTAGCCTTGATCAGAAACGGCTCTGCCGGCCTCAGGCAAACTCTTTAGGCTCCCTGAAGTCTGCATTCACAGAGGAGCAGCTGCATACTGTGCTGGAGAAGAGTCCAGAGAACAGCCCCCCGGTGAAGCCCAAGCATAACTATACCCAGAAGGCCCAACCTGGCCAACCTCTGCTGCCGACCAGCATCTACCCCGTACCTTCCCTGGAGCCACACTTTGCCCaggtgcctcagccttctgtgaGTAGCAACGGTATGCTCTATCCTGCACTGGCCAAGGAGAGTGGATACATAGCCCCTCAGGGAGCATGCAACAAGATGGCTACCATTGATGAGAATGGGAACCAGAATGGATCTAGCAGGCCTGGGTTTGCCTTCTGCCAGCCCTTAGAACATGACTTGCTGTCCCCGGTGGAGAAGAAACCAGAAGCTACAGCCAAGTATGTCCCCTCCAAAGTCCATTTCTCTTCAGTGCCTGAAAATGAGGAGGATGCCTCCCTGAAGAGACATCTCACACCTCCCCAAGGCAACAGCCCACATTCCGATGAGAGAAAGAGCACCCACAGCAACAAACCATCTTCTCATCCCCACAGCCTCAAATGCCCTCAGGCTCAGGCCTGGCAAGCGGGTGAAGACAAGAGATCTTCCAGGCTCTCAGAGCCCTGGGAGGGCGATTTTCAGGAAGACCACAATGCCAACCTCTGGAGGAGGCTGGAGAGAGAAGGCCTAGGCCAGAGCCTGTCAGGCAACTTTGGCAAGACCAAGTCAGCCTTCTCATCTCTCCAGAACATTCCTGAGAGTGTGAGAAGACACAGCAGCCTGGAGCTGGGCCGGGGAGCCCAGGAGGGTTACCCCGGGGGCAGGCCCACCTGTGTAGTCAACACCAAGGCAGAAGACCCTGGGAGGAAAGCCGCTCCTGACCTCGGGAGCCATCTGGACCGGCAGGTGTCCTACCCGCGGCCCGAGGGGAGGACCGGTGCCTCGGGTTCTTTCAACAGCACAGACCCAAGGCCCGAAGAGCCGCCTGCCCCGTCGCACCCGCACACATCCAGCCTGGGGCGGAGGGGGCCTGGCCCAGGCAGCGCCTCCGCTCTTCAGGGCTTTCAGTACGGGAAGCCCCACTGCTCGGTGCTGGAGAAGGTCTCCAAATTCGAGCAGCGAGAGCAAGGGAGCCAGAGACCGAGTGTGGGCGGCTCCGGTTTTGGCCATAACTATAGGCCCCACAGGACCGTCTCAACTTCCAGTACTTCTGGGAATGACTTCGAGGAGACAAAAGCACACATCCGTTTCTCTGAGTCAGCTGAACCCCTAGGCAACGGGGAGCAGCACTTCAAAAACGGGGAGCTGAAGTTGGAAGAGGCTTCCCGGCAGCCCTGCGGTCAGCAGCTGAGCGGAGGAGCGTCGGACAGCGGCCGTGGCCCCCAGAGGCCGGACGCGCGGCTCCTCCGTAGCCAGAGCACCTTCCAGCTCTCCAGTGAGCCAGAGAGGGAGCCCGAGTGGCGGGACAGGCCCCGCTCGCCCGAGTCGCCCCTGCTGGATGCCCCCTTCAGCCGCGCCTACCGGAACAGCATCAAGGACGCACAGTCCCGTGTCTTGGGGGCCACCTCCTTTCGACGTCGGGACCTGGAGCTGGGGGCGCCCGTGGCGTCGAGGTCCTGGCGGCCACGGCCTTCCTCGGCCCACGTGGGGCTGCGGAGCCCCGAGGCGCCGGCCTCCGCCTCCCCGCACACGCCCCGGGAGCGGCACAGCGTGACCCCTGCCGAGGGCGACCTGGCCAGGCCCGTGCCCCCTGCCGCCCGGAGAGGAGCTCGCCGGCGCCTGACTCCCGAGCAGAAGAAGCGCTCCTACTCGGAGCCCGAGAAGATGAACGAGGTGGGAGTCGTGGAGGAGGCCGAAGCGGCACCCGTGGGCCCGCAGAGAAATGGGAAGTGTTTCCCGGAGAGCAGCGTGGCCGACCGGCGCCGTCTGTTTGAGCGCGATGGCAAGGCTTGCTCCACGCTCAGCCTGTCTGGGCCCGAGCTGAAGCAGTTCCAGCAGAGCGCCCTGGCCGACTACATCCAGCGCAAGACCGGCAAGCGGCCTACCTCCGCCGCCGGCTGCAGCCTCCAGGAGCCTGGGCCACTGCGCGAGCGCGCCCAGAGTGCCTACCTCCAGCCCGGCCCCGTGGCGCTCGAAGGCTCTGGCCTCGCCTCGGCCTCCAGCTTGAGCTCGCTGCGGGAGCCCAGCCTGCAGCCCCGCAGGGAGGCCACGCTCCTGCCAGCCACGGTTGCAGAAACCCAGCAGGCTCCCCGAGATCGCAGCAGCTCCTTCGCCGGTGGCCGCCGCCTCGGGGAACGGCGACGCGGGGACTCGCAGGTCCCAAGGGACCTGCTTAGCGGAGCAAATGGTGGAACAAGGGGCACCCTGAGAGTGGATGAGACCCCCAGGGAGCCATCCTCCTGGGGGGCCAGGGCCGGGAAGTCCATGTCGGCCGAGGACCTGCTGGAACGCTCGGACGTCCTCGCGGGCCCTGTCCACGTGAGGTCCAGGTCATCTCCCGCCACCGCAGACAAACGCCAGGTACGTGCAACCAGCAGGTCCTGGCCTCGGACTGTCCCTTCCTCCCTAGAAGCTTTAGTGGGGCTCCCCAACCCCCCACACTCTCACCCCCTCTCCCAGTTCAGTTTTCCTTGTGATTACAGAAAAGTAGCATTTGTTTTCATGAGTTGAGTTTCTCAAGTGTCCCTTACCTGGTTTCCTTACAAAGATATAGGTATCTAGATTACCTATATTGTTATACAaattctctatctatctatctgtctatgtaTCTCCATTTTAGGAAGTCATCACTTCTCAATGGAAAAATGCAAGGTTAGGAAAAATTAGggattatcttttttgttttttgcttttttttttttaatagattagAGTTTGGGTCtgagtattttaaaagttttagctTTGCACCCTTTCTGTTTCTGTTGGACTTTGCATCTACAAAATAGCTAGAATGATTGACATTGATAGTCATTGGTTATTGAATTCCTGGCCCTCAGCTAAGTGTGTGGCAGGTCCTGAGCTAAGTGTAATCTACATTTATTATTTCGTTTAACCCTCATGATAATCCTGTGCAGCAGAGTATATTATACATGTCAGACCCCTGTCTCTTGGACTCCCACCTTAGCTCTTTCTGTGCATTATCCTGGTgaggagagaaaataagaaactcAAAATCTCACATAAAAGGATTTTCTAATAAAGGCACCAAATGCTGCAAGGATTATAAAGTACTTTCCCCTGAAAATTTTAAGCAGTGCTAGGAATAGAAGCTGAGCATTCTGACTCCTAGGAGCCTGTTAATTTTCCTAATTCTTAGCCTATCCTCAGGCTTCACTTCCACTGTAGATCAATGGCTTGCCTCATGCTTCCCTTCCCACCAAAGAAAATAATAGGAATCACATACCTGTTAGCACAGGGGAGGAAGAACTCCGCTCCACTGCCCCCTCTCAGATTCCCTTTCAGAGAAGTCAGCCATTCAGCAAGCATCTGTAGAGCATGTGTTGTATGAAAAATGCTATGTTACAGCATCAAaggatacacaaaagaaaaaaataaggctcATGCCTTTCTGGGGTTCACAATTAAGCAAGGAATACGAccttatatatataaatctaataTGACTAGTGAATGCTTTGGGAATGGTGATCAATAATATGCTATGGAAAGTAAAGTGATTAATTCTGAGGTGATCTGAAAGTGCTTCTCCTGAAGGGAAATGGGATTTTGGGCCAGGATGTAAAAGATGGGCATGATGACAAGAGATTAGGGGAGAGGGGATGCATTGATGGGAACAAACCAGTTCAGACAAAGAAAGATTCAGCAGTTCTGGCTGAGAAGTTTGCTGCACTCTATCACACACATACAACAACAAATGCTACTTGCTCTTACCAGTCAGATGGTTATAGGCCAGGATTTTACAAGTTTTTGACAGGGATTTAGCTCTTTTTCAAAATTCTCATTAGGGAGGCCTTTCTGCCTCCAAAAACAAAGTCATCATGGAAATCAGTTCCTCTGTATGTGACAATTGATCCATCTCTGGCCTGAAATAATGACTGCAGGAGGCTACCATTTTGAACTACTTGTAGCCTGAGACTTTCTCATATATTTGGCAGGTCTGGCCTCTCTCCAGCCAGCTTGAAATCCTCTCTGAAACATGCaaccttctgttttcttctc
This window harbors:
- the SHROOM3 gene encoding protein Shroom3 isoform X4, coding for MAFYSTPEYDIQLARGLLSGMFLFATRRSEPAGRPHSWHTTKSGEKQPDASMMQISQGMIGPPWHQSYHSSSSTSDLSNYDHAYLRRSPDQCSSQGSMESLEPSGAYPPCHLSPAKSTGSIDQLSHFHNKRDSAYSSFSTSSSILEYPHPGISARERSGSVDNTSARGGLLEGMRQADIRYVKTVYDTRRGVSAEYEVNSSALLLQGREARASADGQGYDKWSNIPRGKGVPPPSWSQQCPSSLETATDNLPPKVGAPLPPARSDSYAAFRHRERPSSWSSLDQKRLCRPQANSLGSLKSAFTEEQLHTVLEKSPENSPPVKPKHNYTQKAQPGQPLLPTSIYPVPSLEPHFAQVPQPSVSSNGMLYPALAKESGYIAPQGACNKMATIDENGNQNGSSRPGFAFCQPLEHDLLSPVEKKPEATAKYVPSKVHFSSVPENEEDASLKRHLTPPQGNSPHSDERKSTHSNKPSSHPHSLKCPQAQAWQAGEDKRSSRLSEPWEGDFQEDHNANLWRRLEREGLGQSLSGNFGKTKSAFSSLQNIPESVRRHSSLELGRGAQEGYPGGRPTCVVNTKAEDPGRKAAPDLGSHLDRQVSYPRPEGRTGASGSFNSTDPRPEEPPAPSHPHTSSLGRRGPGPGSASALQGFQYGKPHCSVLEKVSKFEQREQGSQRPSVGGSGFGHNYRPHRTVSTSSTSGNDFEETKAHIRFSESAEPLGNGEQHFKNGELKLEEASRQPCGQQLSGGASDSGRGPQRPDARLLRSQSTFQLSSEPEREPEWRDRPRSPESPLLDAPFSRAYRNSIKDAQSRVLGATSFRRRDLELGAPVASRSWRPRPSSAHVGLRSPEAPASASPHTPRERHSVTPAEGDLARPVPPAARRGARRRLTPEQKKRSYSEPEKMNEVGVVEEAEAAPVGPQRNGKCFPESSVADRRRLFERDGKACSTLSLSGPELKQFQQSALADYIQRKTGKRPTSAAGCSLQEPGPLRERAQSAYLQPGPVALEGSGLASASSLSSLREPSLQPRREATLLPATVAETQQAPRDRSSSFAGGRRLGERRRGDSQVPRDLLSGANGGTRGTLRVDETPREPSSWGARAGKSMSAEDLLERSDVLAGPVHVRSRSSPATADKRQDVLLGQDNGFGLVKDPCYLAGPGSRSLSCSERSQEEMPLLFHHLTPCWGGSGCKAIGDSSVPSECPGTPGHQRQASRTPCPRPPLAGTQGQLTDTRAAPLTPLGTPLPSAIPSGYCSQDSQTGRQPLPPYTPAMTHRSNGHTLTQPPGPRGCESDGPEHGVEEGTRKRVSLPQWPPPSRAKWAHAAREDSLPEESSASDFVNLKHYQKQQSLPSLCSTSDPDIPLGALSTPGRISLRISESVLRDSPPPREDYEDEVFVRDPHPKATSSPTFEPPPPPPPPPPPPPPLPSQETPVYSMDDFPPPPPHTVCEAQLDSEDPEGPRLSSNKLSKVTIARERHVPGAAHVVGSQTLASRLQTSIKGSEAESTPPSFMSVHPQLAGSLGGQPASIQTQSLTHDPVNGTQGLEKKVSSDPQKSSEDIRTEALAKEIVHQDKSLADILDPDSRLKTTMDLMEGLFPRDVNLLKENSIKRKAIQRTVSSSGCEGKRNEDKEAVSTLVNCPAYYSVSAPKAELLNKIKEMPAEVNEEEEQADVNEKKAELIGSLTHKLEILQEAKGSLLMDIKLNNALGEEVEALISELCKPNEFDKYRMFIGDLDKVVNLLLSLSGRLARVENVLSGLGEDASNEERSSLYEKRKILAGQHEDARELKENLDRRERVVLGILANYLSEEQLQDYQHFVKMKSTLLIEQRKLDDKIKLGQEQVKCLLESLPSDFIPKAGALALPPNLTSEPTPAGGCTFSGIFPTLTSPL
- the SHROOM3 gene encoding protein Shroom3 isoform X2, whose translation is MMRTTENFHKPSATLNSNTAPKGRYIYLEAFLEGGAPWGFTLKGGLEHGEPLIISKVEEGGKADTLSSKLQAGDEVVHINEVTLSSSRKEAVSLVKGSYKTLRLVVRRDVCPDPGHADTSASNFVSPEHLTSGPQHRKAAWSGGVKLRLKHRRSEPAGRPHSWHTTKSGEKQPDASMMQISQGMIGPPWHQSYHSSSSTSDLSNYDHAYLRRSPDQCSSQGSMESLEPSGAYPPCHLSPAKSTGSIDQLSHFHNKRDSAYSSFSTSSSILEYPHPGISARERSGSVDNTSARGGLLEGMRQADIRYVKTVYDTRRGVSAEYEVNSSALLLQGREARASADGQGYDKWSNIPRGKGVPPPSWSQQCPSSLETATDNLPPKVGAPLPPARSDSYAAFRHRERPSSWSSLDQKRLCRPQANSLGSLKSAFTEEQLHTVLEKSPENSPPVKPKHNYTQKAQPGQPLLPTSIYPVPSLEPHFAQVPQPSVSSNGMLYPALAKESGYIAPQGACNKMATIDENGNQNGSSRPGFAFCQPLEHDLLSPVEKKPEATAKYVPSKVHFSSVPENEEDASLKRHLTPPQGNSPHSDERKSTHSNKPSSHPHSLKCPQAQAWQAGEDKRSSRLSEPWEGDFQEDHNANLWRRLEREGLGQSLSGNFGKTKSAFSSLQNIPESVRRHSSLELGRGAQEGYPGGRPTCVVNTKAEDPGRKAAPDLGSHLDRQVSYPRPEGRTGASGSFNSTDPRPEEPPAPSHPHTSSLGRRGPGPGSASALQGFQYGKPHCSVLEKVSKFEQREQGSQRPSVGGSGFGHNYRPHRTVSTSSTSGNDFEETKAHIRFSESAEPLGNGEQHFKNGELKLEEASRQPCGQQLSGGASDSGRGPQRPDARLLRSQSTFQLSSEPEREPEWRDRPRSPESPLLDAPFSRAYRNSIKDAQSRVLGATSFRRRDLELGAPVASRSWRPRPSSAHVGLRSPEAPASASPHTPRERHSVTPAEGDLARPVPPAARRGARRRLTPEQKKRSYSEPEKMNEVGVVEEAEAAPVGPQRNGKCFPESSVADRRRLFERDGKACSTLSLSGPELKQFQQSALADYIQRKTGKRPTSAAGCSLQEPGPLRERAQSAYLQPGPVALEGSGLASASSLSSLREPSLQPRREATLLPATVAETQQAPRDRSSSFAGGRRLGERRRGDSQVPRDLLSGANGGTRGTLRVDETPREPSSWGARAGKSMSAEDLLERSDVLAGPVHVRSRSSPATADKRQDVLLGQDNGFGLVKDPCYLAGPGSRSLSCSERSQEEMPLLFHHLTPCWGGSGCKAIGDSSVPSECPGTPGHQRQASRTPCPRPPLAGTQGQLTDTRAAPLTPLGTPLPSAIPSGYCSQDSQTGRQPLPPYTPAMTHRSNGHTLTQPPGPRGCESDGPEHGVEEGTRKRVSLPQWPPPSRAKWAHAAREDSLPEESSASDFVNLKHYQKQQSLPSLCSTSDPDIPLGALSTPGRISLRISESVLRDSPPPREDYEDEVFVRDPHPKATSSPTFEPPPPPPPPPPPPPPLPSQETPVYSMDDFPPPPPHTVCEAQLDSEDPEGPRLSSNKLSKVTIARERHVPGAAHVVGSQTLASRLQTSIKGSEAESTPPSFMSVHPQLAGSLGGQPASIQTQSLTHDPVNGTQGLEKKVSSDPQKSSEDIRTEALAKEIVHQDKSLADILDPDSRLKTTMDLMEGLFPRDVNLLKENSIKRKAIQRTVSSSGCEGKRNEDKEAVSTLVNCPAYYSVSAPKAELLNKIKEMPAEVNEEEEQADVNEKKAELIGSLTHKLEILQEAKGSLLMDIKLNNALGEEVEALISELCKPNEFDKYRMFIGDLDKVVNLLLSLSGRLARVENVLSGLGEDASNEERSSLYEKRKILAGQHEDARELKENLDRRERVVLGILANYLSEEQLQDYQHFVKMKSTLLIEQRKLDDKIKLGQEQVKCLLESLPSDFIPKAGALALPPNLTSEPTPAGGCTFSGIFPTLTSPL